TTTAATTTGCAATAGGTAGAGTTTTGCATCAAAATTCTGTCTGCATGTAGAGTCATgcatgcaaaattctgccttgcgaattcaaacctgtgaattttttttttactgagctagaattcgaacccagaaccttgagTATTAAACAAacgtcaaaaattaaagaccaccaatttgaggggcaaaaattaaagaccaatgcttTAGAAGGGCAACCCGTGTAAAAAAAAGTACCAATTAATTACTAACCTCTTTTGCCAATTAATTACTAACCTCTtttgatttatggaacattattGAGTTGAGAGTCGTCCTTGGGTTCTACTCTTTGTTTTTGCGCGGattacccttcttttggggtggtctttaatttttgtctcttaAATTGCTGGTTTTTAAGTTTTGGCCTTCGCTTAAAAAAGATGGCCGAAAATGCCTCAAGATTTTGGATTCGAGCTCCCGCttagaaaaaaataatttcgcaaggcaacgCTTTgtaaaaagtctgccttatgcggcagactttgccttaaggcataactaaaagtctgtcgcataaggcagacttattgtaaagtcttgccttgcgaattttatttttatgactaagccgggattcgaacccagaatttCGGGGTATTATAGataaggccaaaaattaaagactagcaatttgaggggaaaaaaataaagaccacTCCCAACgaagggaaatcgtgcaaattgcccgatTTTACTAGCTCAGAGCCACAACTAATGTTATTTtcgttctatttttttttttgcgcagattgcccttcttttggggtggtctttaatttttgcccctcaaatttttgatctttaatttttgctctttatTTAAAAAGGTGGCCTAAAATATTTtgaggttctggattcgaatccccgctcagtcaaaaaaaaaaattgcaaggcaaagcTTTacaaaaagtctgccttatgcggtaGACTttggttaaggcataactaaaagtttgccgcAGACAACAGAccttgccttataaggcaaaactAAAAGTCTGCCGTAGACGGCAgattttagttatgccttaaccaaAGTCTACCGCATAAAacaaacttttccttaaggcataattaaaagtttgccttataaagCAAAatctgccgcataaggcagactctttgaaaagccttgccttgcgattttttttttttaatgatcaaGCCGGAGTTCAAATCCATAACTTTGGAATATTTTAGGCGAAagctaaaaattaaagaccgacaatttgaggaacaaaaattaaagaccacccccattgacggacaatcgtgcaaattgtccGTGATGCTGGCAATCAGGGCCCACCCCATTATCAGCAACTTTAAAGCTTAAAAGGGAGGGATGGGAAGAATTCTTCTACGTAACAAATCCCCTAGAGAAACTAAGAAATCCATCCTTACTTATAAAGAATCTCAATATTTTTAGccaattgattaaaaaaaaaattcaccttGTTAGTTGTGATTGTTTGTAGCCGTCGCTGATGCCTGATGTATACTCAGTGTATAACAAGTGTTTAATTAGTGTATACACACAAATTGCACACATACTGTCTCGAGTATATATATTGATTTACACTTCATTCTTGCTataatttataaaaaataaagatTAAAGTTATTTTCTGTTGTGAGCATTGAGGTTAAACTTCCTCTGTCCCATTTTAACTGTTGTTTTAGCTCTTTTCACACCTATTAAAAAAGCAGGAGTAATAAATATAAGGTGTAGTTTACTAATTAAGTTACCCCTATTTATTAGATACCTTTTTAGAATTGAGCAATATTAAAAAGGACTACTTTGATAAGAGTATAGTTTGATATAATTGTCAATTTTGATCTTGAATTCTCAAAGTGACTGAAACTTATTATTGGATAATTTTTTAAAGCTAAAGCTAGACGGAGTGAGTAGTTAATGGTAGCTAGACAACGTGCTATTTGACATACGTCAAAATCCACCCGACGAACAGACATCCTCAATTAATAGGGCACACGTTTAAGACAAAATTGAGCAACACAAAGAGACAGAGTTGTAATTTGTAGAAAAAGTGCTATTCGGCTTTTTCCAAATTCGTATTGCCTCTCATCCATGCATGTCGACAATGCCAGCCCAATGCTCTTCATCATCTGTTACTATCACTCTTCAATTTGGTTTGAATGCGATTAGACATAGTAGGTTTCCTGCCCATATGGGCAATTTGTTGGTTCGGGAACAATCACATAAGATCTTAtagaaaaaaaggaagaaggaatTTTAAaccattttttcctttttttgataTCATCCTTTTGATAGATTAggaagaaaaaggagaaagaggTAATGAAATCAAACACGTATATATTTATTGTTTAGtagatttcattgatgttactgGACTATAATCTCTGGTACACATTGTGTTTCAAAGTCATAATGTAACGTTTCGTAAATAAATTTGCTCTATAATCGCGGCCGTTTGTCATTGACTGATCAAACGAGCGTATTCCAACCATAAGAATAATTATCACAGGTTATTAGTCACAGAATACATATTAAAATTAATCACGCAATGAGGGTTTACATCCCCGTATGGTTTGCAGGCTATTACACAGTGGGGGATTTACCCAGTGCGCACAAAGTGCTCACCACAGAGTGCTCACCCGAAGGACAGATGCTGTGGCAGAGGTTGTAGCAGCTGCGGGTTATTCTTGGGGttccaaaataaaaaaattaatcacGCATTCTTAAAATTTAGAAGAAGTTTCTAGTGAGCAATTTCAAGGTCATTTGTAGACCGCAAAATAGGCAACTGAATTTGGTTTCTCTGTGTACTGCTGAAACGAAAATTACTTTTGTTCGTTAGGTTTGATTTTCATGTTATTGTTTATGAGCTTTTGGAGGAAGCATTTACAGCAAATGAATATATAAGGGAGTCACAGTAATTTCTAGAATTTCGACAAGGGTAGATGTGGAAGTAAATTGTCTTAATCATCAATACCTCATTAGTAAGTGACTTGTCTCCTTGACAAGGGTTGTGTCGGGCCCTTCAGATTATTGTTTTCAGCTTCAAATCATAAAGGAACGCACGATGGAGGGACCAATTAGGAAACATTTCAAATAGAAAGtatgttcattttatttttcgTTTGGTCCTCCTAAATCGCATATTCGTATGATTACGGGTGTACATGAATCGGGTTGgttcaaattttttaaatatcaaatcaaactaATTATGTTGGATTTTTATATTTAtacatcaaatcaaatcaataaaattcgggttattcggttttttttagtttttctgattttttccggaaaagtcttcatacaaaacatataacttttacatacaaaacatataacttctacttcaaatatttcttagtcctagtaagatacaactatataagtaaggtatttcttaagaaaataacacaaaatgtgagataaGTGATgaaattgtattaaaatattcaacaaaaaagataataaaatcggttaaaataaatattgctaattaatcagctataaagaaaatgaccataatctaaaaatactaaattatGCTGAAATAAGTACAACtaataaatattaattacatgacaaagaaaaaaaagttacatattttcactctctaaacgaattatgcaaaactaaagaatagatattcaACATTaatgtcattcctagtggtagaattgaatttcttttgttagcattagtgctgagttggttttggtttgaattttatttgagttactaacatccatgggACATAAACTTTAGacattcaaaattttaatttcaagctttaaataatatgataaaagacaaaaaactacgaaaaaatttaagtaatatttataaattacattacaaataaatatttttatgtataaaatattttaaaaattaaatacatgtaatgtcgggttggtttggttcggtttgacttttcttagcttaaaccaaaccaaaccaattatggtcggttttttttttccaacaccaaaccaagtcaaaccaaaccattaatcgggtttttttttttccagtttgactcgatttatcggtttggtgcggtttatcggtttactttgtacacccctacgtATGAGTATCAGGTTAATATTTTTGCacgaaaaaaaaagagtttcttTCAATTCTCAAGTTGAACTACCAACTAACTTTTTCGACTGTGATTAATCTAAGAATAAATGACCACCAACAATAAATGACCTAAAAGATGAAAGCATTAATTCAACTCTCGTTTATGATGTCTTTAATTCAATTTGGTGCAAGTTTGTTCGGTAGTTTCATGAAAAGTCTGAGCTAGAATTTTGAATTTTAGAAAAACATATCTTTTTCAATGTTGAATTAATTATTACATATTAAGTGCAATTTTTAACATAAATGTAGACTCTGAACGACCAAAGCTACAGGGTTTTGTTGAACCCGTAAGCAGAACTGTAGCTCCACCCATGAGTTTCACGATGTTTACTCAACTTTTATTTTATTGCATGAAAGTCAGTAAATTATCTTTTGTAATGGAAAAATCATTCTACTTTACCTGAGTACAGAAAgtcatttaaattatttttttgcaACTAACAAGTCACTCAATTTAGCCTAGCAAAACTCTTTGCTTACCAAGAAAATGTTTAGTAACTTTCTATGTTCTTTAGACAAAATTCGGTGATATTTTGTTACAAAAATAGTTTAGTGACTTTTTGTAATACTCAGGCAAATTAGTGACTGTATATAGTGCAATTAAGTGAATGTTGAAGGGATATTTATGATATTAACCCAAATTTGTTGTCATCAATCTTTATGGCGTGACTTATAAGTCATATTAGCCATATAACCCAGTGGAGTAATGGAATTTTGGGTCTAGAAAATGACGAAAACCCGCAGTGCATTCTTATTATATTGTCAATTGTTCAAGTGGAGATGAGCACAACCTGCTTTGCATTTCTTCCGACAAAagaaagaacttttttttttttttttttaatatggattaTTAAATGGGATTAGGGTCGTAGATATTATTATAAGTTATAACCAATAAAGTATAGAAAATACTACTTATATTCCCTGCAAAACGTGGGGAAGGGATCGATGACAAAACTGCTTCACCACTCACCCTTATTTAGTTCATTACAAAAAGACCAAAAAATAGACTTCTTGTTATCTACTAGTAATATGTTTTCATTCTTGAGGATACTACTCAAATAATAATTGACGTAGGTTGTGTCAGATTCGTAATCTTAATGAAATTTCTTGCTATTTTCATGTAACCACATAGCATCTAATAATTGCAGCCTAAGTTTCAAATTAATGCTTAACTGGTTTCAGGTTCTTGTGGAGATATGGAGTTTGAAGAGGGGAtaaactaaaaaagaaagaaaaaaaaaaaagagaggataAACCAGAATTAAAGAAAGTATTACCACAAGATGTAGTATAGCTTAACTCAACCAATGTTGGATTTTCTCGTGATTTAGTACAAACTATTCCATGGAAGTACCAATCACAAGTAGGCAATCTTTAAACATATTTAACATGCACTAGGAAGCAAGAATATTTAGGTCCCATTTGGACATAAATATAGTAGTAGTATTTAATTACATGTTTGCTAATACTTGTTTGgttatgaattaaaaaaaaaaacttgttttgGTTATGAATATTGTAAAAACTTATTTTGTCAGACAGTCAGTTATTGTTGTTGCCATGAATATTTGTAAATACTGAATTTTAATATTTGAACTTCAAGTGAATTATTGGTTTACAAATCTATTTAAACGTAATGAATTTCATGTTCAAACAACTTGTAACTCAAATATTGTCCAAACAATTTATGAAACGAATCTATAAGTTGATTTTGAACCTAGAAGTGTTGCAAGTTAAAAACTAGTTTCAGATATAGAAATTACACAAGATAATTTTCAAAATTATGGTAAAAAGGCTATTTAACTCCAAAAATAACATTTACGTTCAATTATAGATATTAAGTACTTATGATACTAGTGCATGTATGAATTTTGCCAAAAAATTAGCCAACACATAAATCATTCCATGTCTTTCATCCTTCCATTTGTCAGGTGTTTTAGTGGATTTAGGAGCCAAATTAGGGGACAAAGAGCAACCTGCTGTTCAACCTTTAGTTGACAACTTGACAATTGACATCCAATGAGAAAAATAATAATACACCAaactaaattaaaaataaatgaaaaaggtaAAAGATATCTAAAttacacaaaaagaaaaaagaaaaagaaaaagaaaaaaaagagcttTAACTAAATAAAAAACCAGTCCTTAATTTGTTCTTTCTTTTTGCTATTCCATCAACGTAACAACTTCTGTTTCAAAGTTTCCAAATACATCAACTTCCTGAAAagctgaaaaaaaaaagagaaaaaaacaaTCCAGTTCAGCAAATCAATCTAAAGAAACATAGAAAAAACTAAAACCATATTGTTGTTTTCTCATGTTAATTTGCAGACCACTCTTTTTTTCCTCAATACAACAGGTTCCCTTCAGTTTTCCATATCAGAAACCAAAGAAAATCCAGACCCTTTTCAGCAAATGAGCCAAAAACATAATATAGCAACAAAGACTGGATTTTTTTTGTGTTTGAAATGATTGTTAATGTTCATGTAAAGCTCACATTGGTGATTCAAATGAAGATTGATTTGGGTTAAGGAGGAAGGGGAAAAAAAGTGGTTTTATTATTTGGTGAGAGATGAGCAAAGAATTCAGTGGCATTgtgaaggcctgggagttcacgGTAAAGAAAGCAACAGCAAAGAAAAGAGCCAAAAAAAACATCATTTTTGCAACAATGTCAGTGGCACATGTTGATGATGACCTTGATACCCCTGGTGAGGTCTATTATGCTGAGAAAGTATTAAACAATGGGGATATATATACAGGGCAATGGAGTGATAATTGCCCCAATGGCCATGGAAAATATTTGTGGTCAGATGGTTGTATGTATGTTGGTGATTGGGTTAAAGGGAAAACAATGGGAAAAGGAAAGTTTAGTTGGCCTTCTGGTGCAACCTATGAAGGGAAATTCAAGAATGGGTATATGGATGGTGAAGGGACTTATACAGGTTGTTCAAATGATACATATAGAGGTTCTTGGGTGATCAATATGAAACATGGTAAAGGCACAAGAGATTATGTGAATGGAGATCATTATGAAGGAGACTGGCGCCGCGGGCAGCCTGATGGACAAGGGAGGTATCAATGGATTAATGGGAATCAATATATTGGACAATGGAGAAATGGGAAAATGAATGGAAATGGTACAATGATTTGGGCTAATGGGAATAGGTATGATGGTTCTTGGGAAGATGGATTTCCTAAAGGGAATGGGACTTTTCGATGGGCAGATGGGAGTTTTTATGTTGGAATTTGGAGTAAGGATTCTAGGGAGCAGAGTGGGACTTATTATCCTTCAAGTTCGCGAACGGGTACTTTCGATTGGGATCCTCAGGATGTTTATTCGAACGATCTACTAGCATGTCAGATTAGTCCAGGTGAAAGAATATCAGTGTACCCTTCACAAAAGATGGTTAGTTGGCCATGTGAAGGGGAATTTCTGCAGAAGCAGCCAATAGCAAAGACTCCGAAAGGAAATAAGCGAAATTCTGTGGACGGGAGGTTGAGCAATGGAGATGGATACAGTTGGGGGTCAGAAGCTGATGCAGGTTCAAATAGTGTATATTCAGAGCAACAAAGAGAGTCAAGTGAAGGAATGAGAAGCTTTTCAACTGATGATCTAGAtaattcaagaggatttacaccaCATTGCATCAAAATTCAACCTAACAAGAAGCCAGGAACAACAATATCGAAAGGCCATAAGAACTATGAGCTCATGCTTAATTTGCAGCTGGGAATAAGGTATATGTTTGAATTGAATAGATTTTTTTTGTCTAaagttgttgattttattgataACCACAGCTGTTCCTGTCTTTTTCTTGTGGCCCTTAATCGGAAAATTCCGCATATTAGAAGACCTTAATGTGTATTAGAAGCCTTCCTGCTTGTTTTGTTTATagggatgataaagaataaaagATCAAGTTGGTCAAGTCCTTAGTGATGGTTTTGCATTGGTACACATAGAAGTCCTTTTTGGGATCTTAACCTTATCTTAGTTTTGGTAGCATGGAATCTTTAATGGATGCACAAATATAATTATCTAAGAAGAACAACTTGGATTTTTCATGGTAGTACTTTTAGATCTTTATTACATCATTTTGAATATGTTGCTGTAGCTCATTTATAGTGCCATGTCAGACATTCTGTAGGAAGGCCTGCTCCAGCTACATCACTTGATCTTAGAGCTACAGCTTTTGACACCAAAGAAAAGATATGGACAAAGTTCCCTACAGAAGGATCCAAGCATACTCCTCCACACCAGTCGACTGAGTTCAAATGGAAGGATTACTGCCCGTTAGTTTTCAGGTTAAATTACTACGCCACATTCTGAAATAAATAGACTATATAACATGTATGTTTATTCAAAATGCATAACTGAAGCAAAGCTAGAATACTGCTTGGCTTAATGTGTTGTTGCAGGTACATAGCATGCACCTTAATTGAGACATCAAAACTTGCTACTTTATTTAATTAACATCCCAATTGTTTCGTAGATCAGGATAGCATTGAGAATCTCTCAGCATTATAACATCAACTTGGTCTAACAATAACTATGTTTTCAGGACCCTTAGGAAATTGTTTAAAGTAGATCCAGCTGATTACATGATATCTATATGTGGAAATGATGCACTTCGAGAGCTCTCATCCCCGGGAAAAAGCGGAAGCTTTTTTTACCTGACCAATGATGACAAGTACATGATAAAGACCTTAAAGAAGGCAGAAGTAAAAGTGAGTTAAATTTCTGCTCGTCGCTTCTTAAAGTGTAAACTTTGCATTCTGAATCTCTCTTTCAGTTTTATTCTGAATACTTGTATAGATTTGATAAAAATGTGAAACTGAAATTTCAAAGCCTACTTATAATACAATCTTAAGGTTCACATCACCAGACAGTTGTCTTTGATGCATGCTTTTTAATAAGTTTTTGATATTTCAAATAGATTTATTCAAGTTGGTAACAAAATAAAAATCATGCTTCTTCTCGCCAGACAATATAAATTACTTGCTCCGTATCATTGATATGCCTCCACTGATGCCTTAGTTCTTAGTAATCAAATTTCTTTTCAGTATCTTTGTGAATATTCTAAGCATACTTGTCATAAAAATTACAGTCCACCAGGCATATTGATGTCTTTCAAGTAACCAATCTAGCCAATTAACTTTATGATGGAATCATATCACATATTTTCTCAGTTTACTTAAACATCTATACAATTTAATGGGGCTTCATTCACACAACTGCAGGTTCTTCTAGGAATGCTTCCAGCTTATTACAATCATGTTCGAGCATTTGAGAACACTCTAGTTACTAAATTTTTTGGTCTTCATTGTGTGAAGTTGAATGGACCGGCTCAGAAGAAGGTACATGAGACAACTAGAACAATGGCTAGTATTTGACAAGTTCATGAATTTGTTCTGTCCTTTTTTATTAATGGAGTTTGTTGCAGGTTCGGTTTGTCATTATGGGGAACTTGTTCTGTACTGAGTATGCCATTCACAGACGTTTTGACTTGAAAGGTTCTTCCCATGGCCGTGTCACTGAGAAACCTGAATCTCAAATTGATCCCACTACTACACTCAAGGACCTGGATCTCAATTTTATATTCAGGCTCCAAAAAGTTTGGTTCCAAGAATTCTGCAGGTGTCTTCTCTTTCCTCTTTCTCTCCTGTAGTCGTAGACATGTAGCCTTTGTAGCCTAAGCCAGGGTCAAACTACACTCTAAATTTTACCTTCAGCTTTGCTTCTTTTCACAAACTATGCTAAACTTTCTGTTGCACAGGCAAGTGGACCGCGACTGTGATTTCCTTGAACAGGAGAGAATCATGGACTACAGTCTTTTGGTTGGAGTTCACTTTCGAGAAGTTTCAGGTTCCGGTGAACCAGTCACAACTGAGCCGCGTAGTTCTGGAGTTCGGACTCCTACTGGTATACATGTCTTCTGATATCATTTCTTCTTGGAATGCTAGATGAAGAAGGATTTTCATTTCTTATTTTGTTTCAGCTAATGCAGACCAGGGTGGTGATGTATCAACTCCTCGACTTTCCAGGGCTGACATGGATCTTCTTTTTGATCCTTCGGGGTAAAGCACACTCATGAGGATTATATCATTTGAAATTACTTGTCATTTTTCTGCTTTTGCTCTAGTAATTAACTTGAATGGATTTTTGGCAGGTGGGCTTCCATTAGATTGGGTATCAACATGCCAGCAAAGGCTGAATTAACAGTGAGAAGAGGTGATTTCGAGGCACAACTAGTGGGAGAGCCGACAGGGCAGTATTACGATGTCATCCTATTCTTTGGTATAATCGATATATTACAGAATTATGACATAAGCAAGAAGCTGGAGCATGCATATAAAGCATTCCAATATGACCCAACCTCAATCTCTGCAGTTGATCCCAAGCAGTACTCAAAACGTTTTAGGGATTTCGTATTGAAAGTTTTTGCAGAAGACACTTGAAATTTCAGCAAATGATGACACAGGGTTTTTCACTCCCAGCTAGTAAGCCTTCCATGTACAGTCGATATTCACTGAGGTAACCTTGCTAACCACACAACAATGATGAGAACTATATGGTCATGAAAGCTCGGATGCTTGCTCTTGGAACGACGGATTCTGGCTATGTTCCCTATCAAGACAAGCTGCCATGGCAAAAGAAGGGCACTGcactttccttttccttttatttatatatatagagagaaagATTACAGGCATATAATCCAGAATTCAGCAAAGGCATAGAGTAGTTTTGTGAGTAAATGTCCAGCCATGTAATTTTTAAGCCTGCCTGCCCCAATTGTACATGAAAATAGAAGGGTGAAGCTGAGGTAGGGTGGATTTTTCTTGCAACACAATTTTTTGATCCAGAGTGACGACTCTCTGGTAATATGCTTATGGAATAAACATGTATAGCACGCCAAAGTGGGAAAAGAGGAAATTGGAAATCTCTTAATTTGGGCAAAACTTTCACTTGTCTAAAACATTATTTTGTAACATCTTCTACCACAAAACAAAGCGAGAGAGACCATGAACTATTGGTTCTAAGCCATCCCTCAGAATTAATCAACAATTCAAAGTCTTTTTCTTGCATATTCTTGATAAACTAGTATTTACATATAGATGCAGGAGGATTTATTTTGTGAAAACAATACAAGTCAAACGATCCCatcttcatctatcggctcatGGCCTCATGCTAGCATGCTCATCTGTGAGCTATGCTGAATCTAGAGTAAGGGAGGATGACAATATTGGATAAAATAAATAGTAGTAGTTCAAACGGAGTTAGGTACGAGCGCTATCGAGATCAAAACACTCTATTTGTCTTGAGGCATATTAAAGTTACCAATTCAAGGGAAAGATCCTCGTTGTTAACTATAGAGGGATGCACAAATGAACTCACTTCTGCATCTTATTTTTGGCAATAATCCTTAGCTTCGGGGTGTTCTCTCTTCTATGGCAGCAAAAGAATGATAATAGTAAGAGCAATCCGTCGAATGAGTTATTTTAATATCAAAAAAGCCTCTCAAGTATTTCGAATTAGTCCGACGGACTCGAATTGTTTTTGTGTCATCATATGAAGTCTCAAGAAAATGAATATAgcagttgttacacctcggattttcgcacgttaaagtcgcatcatgagttaTTCGACGTAAGTTCAAAAAGAAATTATGTTGAGGAAAAAAGGGATTGAGTTTATTAATAAAAATGGTTACAAAAGTCTATAAATAATATTGGTAAGTGGCggaagatttggagggtgaatgaatcaaagaagcatgagtttcgtcaaaagtcggcaagttgggaatacAATAACTTTTACTATTGGGTGGGATTAGGAGTGCTCCACATGCTAAGCAAGTAAttatatgaagtatttgaattgtataatggtctcttgttaagtttggaagtcaaacaaGTTGTAATACGAAGGTCgacaaagggcgtcgc
The sequence above is a segment of the Lycium barbarum isolate Lr01 chromosome 6, ASM1917538v2, whole genome shotgun sequence genome. Coding sequences within it:
- the LOC132645381 gene encoding phosphatidylinositol 4-phosphate 5-kinase 6-like isoform X1 yields the protein MSKEFSGIVKAWEFTVKKATAKKRAKKNIIFATMSVAHVDDDLDTPGEVYYAEKVLNNGDIYTGQWSDNCPNGHGKYLWSDGCMYVGDWVKGKTMGKGKFSWPSGATYEGKFKNGYMDGEGTYTGCSNDTYRGSWVINMKHGKGTRDYVNGDHYEGDWRRGQPDGQGRYQWINGNQYIGQWRNGKMNGNGTMIWANGNRYDGSWEDGFPKGNGTFRWADGSFYVGIWSKDSREQSGTYYPSSSRTGTFDWDPQDVYSNDLLACQISPGERISVYPSQKMVSWPCEGEFLQKQPIAKTPKGNKRNSVDGRLSNGDGYSWGSEADAGSNSVYSEQQRESSEGMRSFSTDDLDNSRGFTPHCIKIQPNKKPGTTISKGHKNYELMLNLQLGIRHSVGRPAPATSLDLRATAFDTKEKIWTKFPTEGSKHTPPHQSTEFKWKDYCPLVFRTLRKLFKVDPADYMISICGNDALRELSSPGKSGSFFYLTNDDKYMIKTLKKAEVKVLLGMLPAYYNHVRAFENTLVTKFFGLHCVKLNGPAQKKVRFVIMGNLFCTEYAIHRRFDLKGSSHGRVTEKPESQIDPTTTLKDLDLNFIFRLQKVWFQEFCRQVDRDCDFLEQERIMDYSLLVGVHFREVSGSGEPVTTEPRSSGVRTPTANADQGGDVSTPRLSRADMDLLFDPSGWASIRLGINMPAKAELTVRRGDFEAQLVGEPTGQYYDVILFFGIIDILQNYDISKKLEHAYKAFQYDPTSISAVDPKQYSKRFRDFVLKVFAEDT
- the LOC132645381 gene encoding phosphatidylinositol 4-phosphate 5-kinase 6-like isoform X2 encodes the protein MSKEFSGIVKAWEFTVKKATAKKRAKKNIIFATMSVAHVDDDLDTPGEVYYAEKVLNNGDIYTGQWSDNCPNGHGKYLWSDGCMYVGDWVKGKTMGKGKFSWPSGATYEGKFKNGYMDGEGTYTGCSNDTYRGSWVINMKHGKGTRDYVNGDHYEGDWRRGQPDGQGRYQWINGNQYIGQWRNGKMNGNGTMIWANGNRYDGSWEDGFPKGNGTFRWADGSFYVGIWSKDSREQSGTYYPSSSRTGTFDWDPQDVYSNDLLACQISPGERISVYPSQKMVSWPCEGEFLQKQPIAKTPKGNKRNSVDGRLSNGDGYSWGSEADAGSNSVYSEQQRESSEGMRSFSTDDLDNSRGFTPHCIKIQPNKKPGTTISKGHKNYELMLNLQLGIRHSVGRPAPATSLDLRATAFDTKEKIWTKFPTEGSKHTPPHQSTEFKWKDYCPLVFRTLRKLFKVDPADYMISICGNDALRELSSPGKSGSFFYLTNDDKYMIKTLKKAEVKVLLGMLPAYYNHVRAFENTLVTKFFGLHCVKLNGPAQKKVRFVIMGNLFCTEYAIHRRFDLKGSSHGRVTEKPESQIDPTTTLKDLDLNFIFRLQKVWFQEFCRQVDRDCDFLEQERIMDYSLLVGVHFREVSGSGEPVTTEPRSSGVRTPTDQGGDVSTPRLSRADMDLLFDPSGWASIRLGINMPAKAELTVRRGDFEAQLVGEPTGQYYDVILFFGIIDILQNYDISKKLEHAYKAFQYDPTSISAVDPKQYSKRFRDFVLKVFAEDT